In Labrus bergylta chromosome 11, fLabBer1.1, whole genome shotgun sequence, one genomic interval encodes:
- the fam118b gene encoding protein FAM118B isoform X1: MASVVAVKTEKRPAADSQDADSNAKKPRKLLPSLKTKRAPELVLVIGTGVSSAVAPQVPALRSWKGLIQALLDAANDFDLLEEEESRRFQKHMQEDKNLVHVAHDLIQKLSPRTGNVRSTFFKDCLYEVFDDLECKMEHAGKHLLRSVLQLMESGALVLTTNFDNLLEIYAAHQDTKLESLDLTDEKKVLEWAQEKRRLSVLHIHGVYTNPSGIVLHPAGYQNVLRNTEVMREIQKLYETKSFVFLGCGRTVDDTTFQALFLEAVKHKSDLEHFMLVRREDVGEFKKLRDNMLDKGIKVISYGDEYADLPEYFERLANEICNRDVSTNGWGSPSQNGEEQQNGFNTQKSLLQDTRSGSVSFRSLH, encoded by the exons ATGGCCTCCGTTGTTGCAGTGAAAACTGAGAAGCGACCTGCAGCTGATTCTCAGGATGCAGactcaaatgcaaaaaaaccaAG GAAACTCCTGCCCAGCTTGAAGACAAAGCGAGCCCCTGAGCTTGTCCTTGTGATTGGCACAGGGGTAAGCTCTGCAGTGGCCCCTCAGGTCCCTGCTCTCCGCTCCTGGAAAGGCCTCATCCAGGCCTTGCTTGATGCAGCAAATGACTTTGACCTActagaggaggaagagagtcGGCGTTTCCAGAAGCACATGCAAGAAGATAAGAATTTAGTGCATGTGGCCCATGACCTCATTCAGAAACTTTCCCCG agaaCTGGGAACGTGCGATCAACATTTTTCAAGGACTGTCTATACGAGGTGTTTGACGATTTGGAGTGCAAGATGGAGCACGCGGGGAAACATTTACTGCGCTCTGTGCTGCAGTTGATGGAGAGTGGAGCCCTGGTCCTCACTACTAACTTTGACAACCTGTTGGAGATCTATGCTGCTCACCAGGACACCAAGCTGGAGTCTCTGGACCTGACGGATGAAAAGAAG gtatTGGAGTGGGCTCAGGAGAAACGGAGGTTAAGTGTTTTGCATATCCACGGCGTTTACACCAACCCCAGTGGTATTGTGCTGCACCCTGCTGGCTACCAGAATGTACTGAGGAACACTGAGGTCATG CGGGAGATCCAGAAGCTCTACGAGACCAAATCCTTTGTTTTTCTGGGCTGCGGCCGTACGGTGGACGACACCACCTTCCAGGCTCTTTTCTTGGAGGCGGTCAAGCACAAGTCGGACCTGGAGCACTTCATGCTGGTGCGGCGCGAGGACGTGGGCGAGTTCAAGAAGCTGCGGGACAACATGCTGGACAAGGGCATCAAAGTCATCTCCTATGGAGACGAGTACGCCGACCTGCCTGAGTACTTTGAGAGGCTAGCCAATGAAATCTGCAACAGAGACGTGTCCACCAACGGCTGGG GCTCTCCCTCACAAAATGGGGAAGAACAGCAGAACGGATTCAACACACAGAAGAGCCTTCTTCAAG ACACACGGTCGGGATCAGTATCATTCCGTTCCCTCCATTGA
- the LOC110005359 gene encoding beta-galactosidase-1-like protein 2, whose protein sequence is MSSMEGLRANSSQFTLERKPFRILGGSIHYFRVPRAYWEDRLLKMKACGLNTLTTYVPWNLHEPERGTFRFQDQLDLKAFVTLAADMGLWVILRPGPYICAEWELGGLPSWLLQDKGMQLRTTYPGFVNAVGLYFDKLVSIIKPLMFEEGGPVIAVQVENEYGSYAKDDKYMPFIKNCLESRGIKELLLTSDNWEGLRYGGIEGVLKTINLQRLSFGAIHHLAEMQPQKPLMVMEYWSGWFDVWGEHHHVFHAEDMLAVVSEILERGVSINLYMFHGGTSFGFMNGAMDLGTYKPQVTSYDYNAPLSEAGDCTPKYQLLRKLFSQYHPEPLPEVPSPQERRAYDPVLIQQHLSLWDSLHFTDKPFRSDRPVNMENLPVNNNNGQSYGYTLYETTITCGETLNSGNNIRDRALVFVDRRYVGTLDYKTQELILPKGQGERTLSLLVENCGRVNYGKALDEQRKGILGDILLNHTPLRGFNIFCLDMKPGFMKRIMSSGSWKSDIEVPSLPGFFLARLHVDGPPKDTFIRLPGWGKGAVFVNGQNLGRHWFIGPQHFLYLPGPWLRRGENQMIVFEEQKVDDKILFAENPEHGRTTDVYKLPFCTLL, encoded by the exons ATGAGCAGTATGGAGGGTCTGAGGGCCAACTCTTCTCAGTTCACTCTGGAGAGAAAACCCTTTCGGATCCTTGGTGGCTCCATCCATTACTTCCGCGTCCCCAGAGCGTACTGGGAGGACCGTCTGCTGAAGATGAAGGCCTGTGGCCTCAATACACTCACCAC ataTGTGCCATGGAATCTGCATGAGCCTGAGAGAGGAACATTCAGATTTCAGGATCAGCTGGACCTTAA GGCCTTTGTCACTTTAGCAGCAGACATGGGTCTGTGGGTGATCCTGCGTCCTGGACCGTACATCTGTGCTGAATGGGAATTGGGTGGGTTGCCAAG ctgGTTGTTGCAAGATAAAGGAATGCAGCTGAGGACAACTTATCCTGGATTTGTAAATGCTGTCGGCCTTTACTTTGACAAGCTTGTATCAATTATCAAACCTCTGATG TTTGAAGAGGGAGGCCCAGTTATTGCAGTTCAAGTTGAAAATGAGTATGGATCATATGCCAAAGATGACAAATACATGCCCTTTATAAAGAAC TGCCTCGAGTCCAGAGGTATTAAAGAGCTTCTGCTGACCTCAGATAACTGGGAGGGATTGAGATACGGAGGCATCGAGGGAG TTCTAAAAACGATAAACCTTCAGAGACTGTCATTCGGAGCCATCCACCACTTAGCTGAAATGCAG cCCCAGAAACCCCTCATGGTGATGGAGTATTGGTCTGGTTGGTTTGATGTTTGGGGAGAGCATCACCACGTGTTCCATGCTGAag ACATGCTAGCTGTTGTGTCAGAGATCCTGGAGAGAGGAGTCTCCATTAATCTTTACATGTTCCATGGGGGAACCAGCTTTGGCTTCATGAATGGAGCGATGGACTTAGGTACCTACAAACCCCAAGTCACCAGTTATG ATTACAATGCACCGCTATCTGAGGCTGGAGATTGCACCCCAAAATATCAGCTTTTGAGGAAGTTATTCAGCCAGTACCACC CTGAGCCCCTTCCTGAAGTGCCTTCTCCTCAGGAGAGGAGAGCCTACGACCCCGTCCTCATCCAGCAGCACCTGTCACTGTGGGACAGTCTGCACTTCACTGACAAG CCATTCAGGTCAGACAGGCCGGTAAACATGGAGAATCTCCCTGTCAACAATAACAACGGTCAGTCATATGGTTACACGCTGTATGAAACCACCATCACCTGTGGAGAAACCCTCAACTCTGGGAACAACATCAGAGACAGAGCACTG gtttttgtgGACAGACGATATGTTGGGACTTTGGACTACAAGACTCAAGAGCTCATACTCCCCAAAGGACAG GGAGAAAGGACGTTGAGCTTACTTGTGGAGAACTGTGGAAGAGTGAATTATGGGAAAGCTCTGGATGAACAACGCAAAG GTATCTTGGGAGACATTCTGTTGAACCACACCCCTCTGAGAGGATTTAACATCTTCTGTTTAGACATGAAACCAGGATTTATGAAAAG AATAATGAGTTCAGGTAGCTGGAAGTCTGACATCGAGGTGCCTTCCCTTCCAGGATTTTTCCTGGCCAGATTGCATGTGGATGGTCCCCCTAAAGACACCTTCATCAGACTCCCT GGTTGGGGTAAGGGAGCAGTATTTGTCAATGGGCAGAACCTTGGACGTCATTGGTTCATTGGTCCCCAACATTTCCTTTATCTCCCAGGACCTTGGCTCAGAAGAGGAGAGAATCAG ATGATTGTTTTTGAAGAACAGAAAGTGGATGACAAAATACTGTTTGCTGAAAATCCTGAGCATGGAAGGACAACTGATGTTTACAAACTCCCCTTTTGCACACTGCTTTGA
- the srpra gene encoding signal recognition particle receptor subunit alpha isoform X1, protein MLDFFTIFSKGGIVLWCFQGAGVSESFTGPVNALIRSVILQERSGNNSYTHEALSLKYKLDNEFELIFVVGFQKILTLTYVDKFIDDVQLHFRDRYKNELEQKGALKLLSNNFEFEDDFKMLLREAEESSRARSPAPMRSFKDSEKSQKTVKSMIETKGGDKGKEVSGKKNKNPKKEAPAAEPAKVDQVKNSSSGQKTVENGNQGMTSDEIIQKKREEFFRKRMVVPTEKPTKSPKPQKPKEPKQRRVWDMGGSSAKELDYSGRNENGSPNGGEQNPETQFDAGMQLNSMKGDLLSVDYESSEDEVIEEEEERVVISETSKTSSKKGGGFGGMFGMLKGLVGSKSLTREDMEAVLEKMRDHLITKNVAAEIASQLCDSVAKKLEGKVMGTFTTVASTVKQALQDSLVQILQPKRRVDILRDVMEAQSQRRPFVITFCGVNGVGKSTNLAKISFWLIENGFTVLIAACDTFRAGAVEQLRTHQRRLNSLHPPEHHGGRPVVQLYEKGYGKDAAGIAMEAIAYARNQAFDVVLVDTAGRMQDNAPLMTALAKLIAVNMPDLVLFVGEALVGNEAVDQLVKFNQALADHSMSDKPRLIDGIVLTKFDTIDDKVGAAISMTYITGQPIVFVGTGQTYNDLRSLNARAVVSALMKA, encoded by the exons ATGCTCGACTTCTTCACCATCTTCAGCAAAGGGGGGATAGTGTTGTGGTGTTTTCAGGGAGCCGGGGTCTCTGAGTCCTTCACTGGACCTGTCAACGCTTTGATCCGCTCCGTGATTCTTCAG GAGCGGAGTGGGAACAACTCATACACCCATGAGGCCCTGAGTCTAAAATACAAGCTCGACAATGAGTTTGAGTTAATTTTTGTG GTGGGTTTTCAAAAGATCCTGACGCTGACTTATGTGGACAAGTTTATAGATGATGTGCAGCTCCACTTCAGGGATCGTTATAAGAACGAGCTGGAGCAAAAAGGAGCTCTCAAACTTCTGAGTAACAACTTTGAATTTGAAGATGACTTTAAGATGCTTCTCAG agaggcagaggagagcaGCAGAGCTCGAAGTCCCGCCCCCATGCGGTCTTTTAAGGACTCTGAAAAATCCCAAAAAACTGTGAAGTCAATGATTGAAACAAAGGGTGGAGACAAAGGCAAAGAAGTCAGtggcaaaaagaacaaaaatccAAAAAAGGAGG ctcctgcagctgagCCTGCCAAAGTGGATCAAGTCAAGAACTCATCCTCTGGGCAGAAGACGGTGGAGAATGGTAACCAGGGCATGACGTCTGATGAGATCAtccagaagaagagagaggaattCTTTCGCAAGCGCATGGTGGTACCCACTGAAAAACCAAC TAAGTCTCCAAAGCCTCAGAAGCCGAAGGAGCCGAAGCAAAGGCGGGTTTGGGACATGGGTGGTAGCAGCGCCAAGGAATTGGACTACAGCGGAAGGAATGAAAACGGTTCCCCCAATGGTGGAGAACAGAATCCTGAAACACAATTTGACGCT GGGATGCAGCTGAACTCCATGAAGGGTGACCTGCTGTCTGTGGACTATGAGTCCAGTGAGGACGAGGTGattgaggaggaagaggagagagttGTTATAAGTGAAACAAGCAAGACAAG CTCCAAAAAAGGTGGTGGCTTTGGGGGCATGTTTGGAATGCTGAAGGGCCTGGTGGGGTCCAAGAGTCTGACCAGGGAGGACATGGAGGCAGTACTGGAGAAGATGAGGGACCACCTTATCa CAAAGAATGTAGCAGCCGAAATCGCCTCCCAGCTCTGTGACTCTGTAGCCAAAAAACTGGAAGGCAAAGTCATGGGCACATTCACCA ctGTGGCCTCAACTGTAAAGCAGGCCCTGCAGGACTCCCTGGTGCAGATCCTGCAGCCCAAGCGCCGGGTGGATATTCTGAGAGATGTCATGGAGGCGCAGAGCCAGCGTCGGCCTTTTGTCATTACGTTTTGTGGTGTCAATGGGGTTGGAAAGTCCACTAACCTGGCCAAG aTCTCATTCTGGCTGATAGAAAATGGTTTCACTGTACTGATCGCTGCTTGTGACACTTTCCGTGCCGGAGCAGTGGAGCAGCTCCGCACTCATCAGCGCCGTCTGAACTCTCTTCATCCCCCAGAGCATCACGGAGGGAGACCCGTAGTCCAGCTGTATGAGAAAGGCTACGGGAAGGATGCTGCTGGGATTGCCATGGAGGCCATTGCCTATG CTCGCAACCAGGCCTTCGACGTGGTGCTGGTGGACACTGCTGGGCGTATGCAGGACAACGCCCCACTCATGACGGCCTTAGCCAAACTTATTGCAGTCAACATGCCTGACCTTGTGCTGTTTGTGGGAGAAGCTCTGGTGGGAAACGAGGCTGTTGACCAGCTG GTGAAGTTCAACCAGGCTCTGGCAGACCACTCCATGTCGGACAAGCCCCGACTCATTGATGGAATCGTTCTCACCAAGTTTGATACCATCGATGATAAg GTCGGCGCTGCCATCTCCATGACTTACATCACAGGCCAGCCTATTGTATTTGTGGGCACCGGGCAGACCTACAACGACCTGCGCAGCCTCAATGCCCGCGCCGTGGTCAGTGCCCTGATGAAGGCTTAA
- the ilvbl gene encoding 2-hydroxyacyl-CoA lyase 2: MESCGVCGTVLGSCAGLVVAGLVFAAYKLGLLYQLFHKTETKSPRHGGESVAEVLRAHGVKYVFTLVGGHISPILVACEKLGIRIVDTRHEATAVFAADAVARLSGTVGVAAVTAGPGLTNTVTAVKNAQMAESPLLLMGGAAGTLLQGRGALQDIDQMSLFKPLCKFCASIRTVREIVPTVRKALAIAQSGTPGPVFIEFPIDTLYPFHLVSKEFGVKNPPKGLMGKIVSWYLNNHLMNLFAGAWETRDATPLPVDIPQATDDQVQKCIELVSRAKKPVILLGSQATLPPTPADDIRKALEALGIPCFLGGMSRGMLGKDSPIHIRQNRRDALKDADLVLLAGTVCDFRLSYGRVLNRRSKIIAVNRDKTQLLKNSDMFWKPTIAIQGDAGSFLMQLSKGLKGHRCPEEWPQSLKAGDVTKENTNRAKADEKTDRHLNPLKVLHRVDELMAEDSIIVADGGDFVGSAAYIMRPRGPMRWLDPGAFGTLGVGGGFALGAKLCRPDSEVWIVYGDGSLGYSVAEFDTFTRHKTPIIAVVGNDACWSQISREQVPILGSNVACGLAFTDYHTVADGYGGKGYLVGREDEDKLSDIIREAQRESQEGKAILLNVLIGKTNFREGSISV; the protein is encoded by the exons ATGGAGTCGTGTGGAGTGTGTGGCACCGTCCTTGGAAGCTGTGCAGGACTTGTGGTGGCTGGGCTGGTGTTTGCAGCCTACAAACTTGGCTTACTATACCAGCTGTTTCACAAG actgagaccAAAAGCCCTCGCCACGGCGGTGAGAGTGTTGCAGAGGTGCTCCGCGCCCATGGGGTCAAGTATGTTTTCACCCTGGTCGGAGGGCACATCTCCCCTATCCTGGTGGCGTGTGAGAAGTTGGGCATCCGTATAGTGGACACCAGACATGAGGCCACTGCTGTGTTTGCAGCTGATGCTGTGGCGAGACTCTCAG GCACAGTTGGTGTAGCAGCGGTGACTGCAGGTCCAGGTCTAACCAACACCGTGACAGCTGTGAAGAACGCTCAGATGGCCGAGTCACCGCTGCTGCTCATGGGAGGAGCTGCTGGTACACTCCTTCAA GGCAGAGGAGCGCTGCAAGACATTGACCAGATGTCTCTCTTCAAGCCCCTGTGCAAGTTCTGTGCCTCCATCAGGACCGTCAGGGAGATCGTGCCCACTGTCAGGAAAGCCCTGGCCATCGCTCAGTCTGGAACTCCTGGTCCTGTTTTCATTGAGTTCCCCATCGACACGCTGTATCCATTTCATCTGGTGTCCAAAGAGTTTGGAGTTAAGAACCCTCCCAAAGGCCTGATGGGCAAAATCGTCTCGTG GTACCTCAATAACCACCTCATGAATCTATTTGCTGGAGCCTGGGAGACCAGAGATGCGACTCCACTACCTGTTGACATCCCTCAGGCTACAGACGATCAG GTCCAAAAGTGCATAGAGCTGGTTAGTCGAGCCAAGAAACCTGTTATTCTTCTGGGCAGCCAGGCAACACTCCCCCCAACGCCAGCTGATGACATCAG GAAGGCGTTGGAGGCCCTGGGTATCCCTTGCTTCCTTGGAGGCATGTCCCGTGGCATGCTGGGTAAAGACAGTCCTATCCACATCAGACAGAACAGGCGAGATGCTCTGAAGGACGCAGACCTGGTGCTCTTAGCAG GCACTGTGTGTGACTTCAGGCTGAGCTACGGCAGAGTTCTTAACAGACGCAGTAAGATCATCGCTGTCAACAGAGATAAGACGCAGCTGCTGAAAAACTCTGATATGTTCTGGAAACCAACTATAGCGATTCAGG GTGACGCCGGTTCTTTCCTGATGCAGCTGTCTAAAGGCCTGAAGGGCCATCGCTGTCCAGAGGAATGGCCTCAGAGCCTTAAAGCAGGAGACGTGaccaaagaaaatacaaacag GGCCAAAGCTGATGAGAAGACAGATCGCCATTTGAATCCCTTGAAAGTCCTCCACAGAGTGGACGAGCTGATGGCAGAGGACAGCATCATTGTTGCAGATGGTGGAGATTTTGTTGGCAGTGCTGCGTACATaatgagaccaagaggacctaTGCGTTGGCTAGATCCAG GCGCGTTTGGAACTCTTGGAGTTGGAGGAGGATTTGCGCTCGGTGCCAAACTCTGTCGTCCAGATTCTGAG gtgtgGATAGTATATGGTGATGGTTCCTTAGGATACAGTGTTGCAGAATTTGACACATTCACCAGACACAAG ACACCAATTATAGCTGTTGTGGGAAACGATGCATGTTGGAGTCAGATATCCAGAGAGCAGGTTCCCATACTCGGCAGCAACGTTGCATGTGGTCTTGCATTTACAG ATTATCATACAGTGGCAGATGGTTATGGGGGTAAGGGTTACCTTGTAGGACGAGAAGACGAAGACAagctcagtgacatcatcagggaGGCTCAAAGGGAAAGCCAGGAGGGCAAGGCTATACTTCTCAATGTTCTCATAGGGAAAACCAACTTTAGAGAAGGCTCCATCTCTGTATAG
- the srpra gene encoding signal recognition particle receptor subunit alpha isoform X2 — protein sequence MLDFFTIFSKGGIVLWCFQGAGVSESFTGPVNALIRSVILQERSGNNSYTHEALSLKYKLDNEFELIFVVGFQKILTLTYVDKFIDDVQLHFRDRYKNELEQKGALKLLSNNFEFEDDFKMLLREAEESSRARSPAPMRSFKDSEKSQKTVKSMIETKGGDKGKEVSGKKNKNPKKEAPAAEPAKVDQVKNSSSGQKTVENGNQGMTSDEIIQKKREEFFRKRMVVPTEKPTKSPKPQKPKEPKQRRVWDMGGSSAKELDYSGRNENGSPNGGEQNPETQFDAGMQLNSMKGDLLSVDYESSEDEVIEEEEERVVISETSKTSSKKGGGFGGMFGMLKGLVGSKSLTREDMEAVLEKMRDHLITKNVAAEIASQLCDSVAKKLEGKVMGTFTTVASTVKQALQDSLVQILQPKRRVDILRDVMEAQSQRRPFVITFCGVNGVGKSTNLAKISFWLIENGFTVLIAACDTFRAGAVEQLRTHQRRLNSLHPPEHHGGRPVVQLYEKGYGKDAAGIAMEAIAYGCFAGSAVEHPGPLLQTSSVQQCFSCTAVAFSMVSSHELHSCLVFYVS from the exons ATGCTCGACTTCTTCACCATCTTCAGCAAAGGGGGGATAGTGTTGTGGTGTTTTCAGGGAGCCGGGGTCTCTGAGTCCTTCACTGGACCTGTCAACGCTTTGATCCGCTCCGTGATTCTTCAG GAGCGGAGTGGGAACAACTCATACACCCATGAGGCCCTGAGTCTAAAATACAAGCTCGACAATGAGTTTGAGTTAATTTTTGTG GTGGGTTTTCAAAAGATCCTGACGCTGACTTATGTGGACAAGTTTATAGATGATGTGCAGCTCCACTTCAGGGATCGTTATAAGAACGAGCTGGAGCAAAAAGGAGCTCTCAAACTTCTGAGTAACAACTTTGAATTTGAAGATGACTTTAAGATGCTTCTCAG agaggcagaggagagcaGCAGAGCTCGAAGTCCCGCCCCCATGCGGTCTTTTAAGGACTCTGAAAAATCCCAAAAAACTGTGAAGTCAATGATTGAAACAAAGGGTGGAGACAAAGGCAAAGAAGTCAGtggcaaaaagaacaaaaatccAAAAAAGGAGG ctcctgcagctgagCCTGCCAAAGTGGATCAAGTCAAGAACTCATCCTCTGGGCAGAAGACGGTGGAGAATGGTAACCAGGGCATGACGTCTGATGAGATCAtccagaagaagagagaggaattCTTTCGCAAGCGCATGGTGGTACCCACTGAAAAACCAAC TAAGTCTCCAAAGCCTCAGAAGCCGAAGGAGCCGAAGCAAAGGCGGGTTTGGGACATGGGTGGTAGCAGCGCCAAGGAATTGGACTACAGCGGAAGGAATGAAAACGGTTCCCCCAATGGTGGAGAACAGAATCCTGAAACACAATTTGACGCT GGGATGCAGCTGAACTCCATGAAGGGTGACCTGCTGTCTGTGGACTATGAGTCCAGTGAGGACGAGGTGattgaggaggaagaggagagagttGTTATAAGTGAAACAAGCAAGACAAG CTCCAAAAAAGGTGGTGGCTTTGGGGGCATGTTTGGAATGCTGAAGGGCCTGGTGGGGTCCAAGAGTCTGACCAGGGAGGACATGGAGGCAGTACTGGAGAAGATGAGGGACCACCTTATCa CAAAGAATGTAGCAGCCGAAATCGCCTCCCAGCTCTGTGACTCTGTAGCCAAAAAACTGGAAGGCAAAGTCATGGGCACATTCACCA ctGTGGCCTCAACTGTAAAGCAGGCCCTGCAGGACTCCCTGGTGCAGATCCTGCAGCCCAAGCGCCGGGTGGATATTCTGAGAGATGTCATGGAGGCGCAGAGCCAGCGTCGGCCTTTTGTCATTACGTTTTGTGGTGTCAATGGGGTTGGAAAGTCCACTAACCTGGCCAAG aTCTCATTCTGGCTGATAGAAAATGGTTTCACTGTACTGATCGCTGCTTGTGACACTTTCCGTGCCGGAGCAGTGGAGCAGCTCCGCACTCATCAGCGCCGTCTGAACTCTCTTCATCCCCCAGAGCATCACGGAGGGAGACCCGTAGTCCAGCTGTATGAGAAAGGCTACGGGAAGGATGCTGCTGGGATTGCCATGGAGGCCATTGCCTATG GGTGTTTTGCCGGTAGTGCTGTGGAACATCCAGGTCCTCTTCTACAAACATCAAGCGTGCAGCAATGTTTTTCTTGCACAGCAGTGGCTTTCTCCATGGTGTCCTCCCATGAACTCCattcttgtttagtgttttacgtATCGTAG
- the fam118b gene encoding protein FAM118B isoform X2, protein MASVVAVKTEKRPAADSQDADSNAKKPRKLLPSLKTKRAPELVLVIGTGVSSAVAPQVPALRSWKGLIQALLDAANDFDLLEEEESRRFQKHMQEDKNLVHVAHDLIQKLSPRTGNVRSTFFKDCLYEVFDDLECKMEHAGKHLLRSVLQLMESGALVLTTNFDNLLEIYAAHQDTKLESLDLTDEKKVLEWAQEKRRLSVLHIHGVYTNPSGIVLHPAGYQNVLRNTEVMREIQKLYETKSFVFLGCGRTVDDTTFQALFLEAVKHKSDLEHFMLVRREDVGEFKKLRDNMLDKGIKVISYGDEYADLPEYFERLANEICNRDVSTNGWGSPSQNGEEQQNGFNTQKSLLQG, encoded by the exons ATGGCCTCCGTTGTTGCAGTGAAAACTGAGAAGCGACCTGCAGCTGATTCTCAGGATGCAGactcaaatgcaaaaaaaccaAG GAAACTCCTGCCCAGCTTGAAGACAAAGCGAGCCCCTGAGCTTGTCCTTGTGATTGGCACAGGGGTAAGCTCTGCAGTGGCCCCTCAGGTCCCTGCTCTCCGCTCCTGGAAAGGCCTCATCCAGGCCTTGCTTGATGCAGCAAATGACTTTGACCTActagaggaggaagagagtcGGCGTTTCCAGAAGCACATGCAAGAAGATAAGAATTTAGTGCATGTGGCCCATGACCTCATTCAGAAACTTTCCCCG agaaCTGGGAACGTGCGATCAACATTTTTCAAGGACTGTCTATACGAGGTGTTTGACGATTTGGAGTGCAAGATGGAGCACGCGGGGAAACATTTACTGCGCTCTGTGCTGCAGTTGATGGAGAGTGGAGCCCTGGTCCTCACTACTAACTTTGACAACCTGTTGGAGATCTATGCTGCTCACCAGGACACCAAGCTGGAGTCTCTGGACCTGACGGATGAAAAGAAG gtatTGGAGTGGGCTCAGGAGAAACGGAGGTTAAGTGTTTTGCATATCCACGGCGTTTACACCAACCCCAGTGGTATTGTGCTGCACCCTGCTGGCTACCAGAATGTACTGAGGAACACTGAGGTCATG CGGGAGATCCAGAAGCTCTACGAGACCAAATCCTTTGTTTTTCTGGGCTGCGGCCGTACGGTGGACGACACCACCTTCCAGGCTCTTTTCTTGGAGGCGGTCAAGCACAAGTCGGACCTGGAGCACTTCATGCTGGTGCGGCGCGAGGACGTGGGCGAGTTCAAGAAGCTGCGGGACAACATGCTGGACAAGGGCATCAAAGTCATCTCCTATGGAGACGAGTACGCCGACCTGCCTGAGTACTTTGAGAGGCTAGCCAATGAAATCTGCAACAGAGACGTGTCCACCAACGGCTGGG GCTCTCCCTCACAAAATGGGGAAGAACAGCAGAACGGATTCAACACACAGAAGAGCCTTCTTCAAGGTTAG